The Streptomyces sp. DH-12 genome has a window encoding:
- the tpiA gene encoding triose-phosphate isomerase, translating to MTTRTPLMAGNWKMNLNHLEAIAQVQKLAFALADKDYEDVEVAVLPPFTDLRSVQTLVDGDKLKIKYGAQDISAHDGGAYTGEISGPMLAKLKCAYVAVGHSERRQYHAETDEVVNAKVKAAFKHGLTPILCVGEELEVREAGNHVSHTLAQVEGGLKDVPAEQAESVVIAYEPVWAIGTGKVCGAEDAQEVCAAVRGKLAELYSQELADKVRIQYGGSVKSGNVAEIMAQPDIDGALVGGASLDADEFVKIIRFRDQ from the coding sequence ATGACCACCCGTACGCCGCTGATGGCGGGCAACTGGAAGATGAACCTCAACCACCTCGAGGCCATCGCCCAGGTCCAGAAGCTCGCCTTCGCCCTGGCCGACAAGGACTACGAGGACGTCGAGGTCGCCGTCCTGCCGCCGTTCACCGACCTGCGCTCCGTGCAGACCCTGGTCGACGGCGACAAGCTGAAGATCAAGTACGGCGCCCAGGACATCTCGGCCCACGACGGCGGCGCCTACACCGGCGAGATCTCCGGCCCCATGCTGGCCAAGCTGAAGTGCGCCTACGTGGCGGTCGGCCACTCCGAGCGCCGCCAGTACCACGCCGAGACCGACGAGGTCGTCAACGCCAAGGTGAAGGCCGCCTTCAAGCACGGCCTCACCCCCATCCTGTGCGTCGGCGAGGAACTGGAGGTCCGCGAGGCGGGCAACCACGTCTCCCACACCCTCGCCCAGGTCGAGGGCGGCCTGAAGGACGTCCCGGCCGAGCAGGCCGAGTCGGTCGTGATCGCCTACGAGCCCGTCTGGGCCATCGGCACCGGCAAGGTCTGCGGCGCCGAGGACGCGCAGGAGGTCTGCGCGGCCGTCCGCGGCAAGCTGGCCGAGCTGTACTCCCAGGAGCTGGCCGACAAGGTCCGCATCCAGTACGGCGGCTCCGTGAAGTCCGGCAACGTCGCCGAGATCATGGCGCAGCCCGACATCGACGGCGCCCTGGTCGGCGGCGCCTCGCTGGACGCCGACGAGTTCGTCAAGATCATCCGCTTCCGCGACCAGTGA
- the secG gene encoding preprotein translocase subunit SecG, whose protein sequence is MGFSIALIVFSLLLMLLVLMHKGKGGGLSDMFGGGMQSSVGGSSVAERNLDRITVVVGLLWAACIVVLGIMMKMND, encoded by the coding sequence CTGGGGTTCTCCATCGCCCTGATCGTCTTCAGCCTGCTGCTGATGCTGCTGGTGCTGATGCACAAGGGGAAGGGCGGCGGCCTCTCCGACATGTTCGGTGGTGGCATGCAGTCGTCCGTCGGCGGCTCCTCGGTCGCCGAGCGCAACCTCGACCGGATCACGGTCGTGGTCGGTCTGCTGTGGGCCGCGTGCATCGTGGTGCTCGGCATCATGATGAAGATGAACGACTGA
- a CDS encoding RNA polymerase-binding protein RbpA, producing the protein MASGNAIRGSRVGAGPMGEAERGESAPRLRVSFWCSNGHETQPSFASDAQVPDTWDCPRCGFPAGQDRDNPPDPPRTEPYKTHLAYVRERRSDADGEAILAEALAKLRGEI; encoded by the coding sequence GTGGCAAGTGGCAACGCGATCCGGGGGAGCCGGGTCGGGGCGGGGCCGATGGGCGAGGCCGAGCGCGGCGAGTCCGCGCCGCGGCTGCGCGTCTCCTTCTGGTGCTCCAACGGGCACGAGACACAGCCGAGCTTCGCGAGCGACGCGCAGGTGCCCGACACCTGGGACTGCCCCCGCTGCGGCTTCCCGGCCGGGCAGGACCGCGACAACCCGCCGGACCCGCCGCGCACCGAGCCCTACAAGACGCACCTCGCCTACGTGCGGGAACGGCGCAGCGACGCGGACGGCGAGGCGATCCTCGCCGAGGCGCTCGCCAAGCTGCGCGGCGAGATCTAG
- the pgi gene encoding glucose-6-phosphate isomerase has product MNADGRSRLNQTPEWTALTKHREELGEVRLRELFEAHPDRGTGYTLRVGDLYVDYSKHLVTDETLRLLRELAAATDVFGLRDAMFRGERINTTEDRAVLHTALRAPRDAVIEVDGENVVPAVHAVLDRMADFADRVRSGEWTGHTGRRIRNVVNIGIGGSDLGPAMAYEALRAHTARDLTFRFVSNVDGADLHEAIRDLDPAETLFIVASKTFTTIETVTNATSARAWLLDGLGDEKAVARHFVALSTNAEKVAGFGIDTANMFEFWDWVGGRYSYDSAIGLSLMIAIGPDRFREMLDGFRIVDEHFRTAPPEANAPLLLGLLGVWYNNFHDAQSHAVLPYSHYLSKFTAYLQQLDMESNGKYVGRDGREVDWQTGPVVWGTPGTNGQHAYYQLIHQGTKLIPADFIGFAEPVEELSDRLAAQHDLLMANFFAQTQALAFGKTPDEVRAEGVPEDLVPHKTFRGDHPTTTILATALTPSVLGQLVALYEHKVFVQGAIWNIDSFDQWGVELGKVLAKRVEPALTEGADVPGLDPSTKALVAAYRELRGR; this is encoded by the coding sequence ATGAACGCAGACGGCCGTAGCAGGCTCAACCAGACGCCCGAATGGACCGCACTGACCAAGCACCGCGAGGAGCTCGGCGAGGTACGGCTGCGCGAGCTGTTCGAGGCCCACCCGGACCGCGGCACCGGTTACACCCTCCGGGTCGGTGACCTGTACGTCGACTACTCCAAGCACCTGGTCACCGACGAGACGCTGCGGCTGTTGCGTGAACTGGCCGCGGCCACGGACGTGTTCGGGCTGCGGGACGCGATGTTCCGCGGGGAGCGGATCAACACCACCGAGGACCGTGCGGTGCTGCACACCGCGCTGCGGGCGCCGCGGGACGCGGTGATCGAGGTCGACGGGGAGAACGTCGTCCCGGCCGTGCACGCGGTGCTGGACCGGATGGCCGACTTCGCGGACCGGGTCCGCTCCGGGGAGTGGACCGGCCACACGGGCCGGCGCATCCGCAACGTCGTCAACATCGGCATCGGCGGCTCGGACCTGGGCCCGGCGATGGCCTACGAGGCGCTGCGTGCCCACACCGCGCGGGACCTGACGTTCCGTTTCGTCTCCAACGTCGACGGCGCCGACCTCCACGAGGCGATCCGGGACCTGGATCCGGCGGAGACGCTGTTCATCGTGGCGTCGAAGACGTTCACCACGATCGAGACGGTCACCAACGCCACGTCCGCCCGCGCCTGGCTGCTCGACGGACTCGGGGACGAGAAGGCGGTGGCGCGGCACTTCGTCGCCCTGTCGACGAACGCGGAGAAGGTCGCCGGGTTCGGGATCGACACGGCGAACATGTTCGAGTTCTGGGACTGGGTCGGCGGGCGGTACTCGTACGACTCGGCGATCGGGCTGTCGTTGATGATCGCGATCGGTCCGGACCGGTTCCGGGAGATGCTGGACGGCTTCCGGATCGTCGACGAGCACTTCCGCACCGCCCCGCCGGAGGCCAACGCACCGCTGCTGCTCGGTCTGCTGGGGGTCTGGTACAACAACTTCCACGACGCGCAGTCGCACGCGGTGCTGCCGTACTCGCACTACCTGTCGAAGTTCACCGCCTACCTCCAGCAGCTCGACATGGAGTCCAACGGCAAGTACGTCGGCCGGGACGGACGCGAGGTCGACTGGCAGACCGGCCCCGTGGTGTGGGGCACGCCGGGCACCAACGGGCAGCACGCCTACTACCAGTTGATCCACCAGGGCACCAAGCTGATCCCCGCCGACTTCATCGGCTTCGCCGAGCCCGTGGAGGAGCTGAGCGACCGGCTCGCCGCCCAGCACGACCTGCTGATGGCCAACTTCTTCGCCCAGACGCAGGCGCTGGCCTTCGGCAAGACCCCGGACGAGGTGCGCGCCGAGGGCGTGCCCGAGGACCTGGTCCCGCACAAGACCTTCCGGGGCGACCACCCCACCACCACGATCCTGGCCACCGCGCTGACCCCCTCGGTGCTGGGCCAACTGGTCGCCCTCTACGAGCACAAGGTGTTCGTGCAGGGCGCCATCTGGAACATCGACTCCTTCGACCAGTGGGGCGTCGAACTCGGCAAGGTGCTCGCCAAGCGCGTGGAGCCCGCGCTCACCGAGGGCGCCGACGTCCCCGGCCTCGACCCGTCCACCAAGGCCCTGGTCGCCGCCTACCGGGAGCTGCGCGGACGCTGA
- the pgl gene encoding 6-phosphogluconolactonase, giving the protein MSTTPQLVVHRDKELMAQAAAARLITRIVDAQSSRGGASVVLTGGRNGNGLLAALAAAPARDAIDWSRLDLWWGDERFLPEGDPDRNVTQAREALLDAVPLDPKRVHAMPASDGPHGSDVEAAAAAYAEELAAAAGPEDHGPVPAFDVLMLGVGPDTHVASLFPELPAVRETERTVVGVHGAPKPPPTRVTLTLPAIRAAREVWLLAAGEDKAEAAAIALSGAGEIQAPAAGAYGRSRTLWLLDAAAASQLPRSLYPPATP; this is encoded by the coding sequence GTGAGTACGACACCCCAGCTGGTCGTGCACCGGGACAAGGAGCTGATGGCGCAGGCCGCGGCGGCCCGGCTGATCACCAGGATCGTGGACGCGCAGTCCTCCCGGGGCGGGGCGTCGGTCGTGCTGACCGGCGGCCGCAACGGCAACGGCCTGCTGGCCGCGCTGGCCGCCGCCCCGGCCCGGGACGCGATCGACTGGTCGCGTCTGGACCTATGGTGGGGAGACGAGCGGTTCCTGCCCGAGGGCGACCCGGACCGCAATGTCACCCAAGCCCGAGAGGCGCTGCTGGACGCGGTGCCGCTGGACCCGAAGCGCGTGCACGCCATGCCCGCGTCGGACGGTCCGCACGGCTCGGACGTGGAGGCGGCGGCCGCCGCCTACGCGGAGGAGCTGGCCGCGGCGGCGGGGCCGGAGGACCACGGGCCGGTGCCGGCCTTCGACGTCCTGATGCTGGGCGTGGGCCCGGACACCCATGTGGCGTCCCTGTTCCCCGAACTGCCCGCGGTCCGCGAGACGGAGCGCACGGTCGTCGGCGTCCACGGCGCTCCCAAGCCCCCGCCGACCCGGGTCACCCTCACCCTGCCCGCGATCCGCGCGGCCCGCGAGGTGTGGCTCCTGGCCGCGGGCGAGGACAAGGCGGAGGCCGCCGCCATCGCCCTCTCGGGCGCAGGCGAGATCCAGGCCCCCGCAGCGGGCGCGTACGGCCGCTCCCGCACCCTGTGGCTCCTGGACGCGGCGGCGGCGTCCCAGCTCCCGAGGTCGCTGTACCCGCCGGCGACGCCGTAG
- the opcA gene encoding glucose-6-phosphate dehydrogenase assembly protein OpcA — protein MKTDLTDTTASKINKALVKARRAIGTPAVGMVLTLVIVTDEENAYDALKAAGDASREHPSRTLVVIKRVSRSPRDRTQSRLDAEVRVGADAGTGETVVLRLYGEVVDHAQSVVLPLLLPDAPVVVWWPVNAPLDPANDPLGALAQRRVTDTYACEQPVKELAARADAYTPGDTDLSWTRITPWRSMLAAALDQVACEVQGVEVEGEEFNPSCELLAMWLADRLDVPVRRTRSAGPGLTAVRMDTDCGPIVLDRADGSLATLAIQGQPKRAVALKRRDTAELIAEELRRLDPDDTYASALRYGVERLKQGDGGDAPAKGEGEAGRRESGEREAVPAPVESVAKGPAAEATAEAPVKRAAAK, from the coding sequence ATGAAGACAGACCTCACGGACACCACGGCCAGCAAGATCAACAAGGCGCTGGTGAAGGCCCGGCGGGCCATCGGCACGCCGGCCGTCGGCATGGTGCTGACCCTGGTCATCGTCACGGACGAGGAGAACGCCTACGACGCGCTGAAGGCGGCCGGCGACGCCTCGCGCGAGCACCCCTCGCGCACGCTGGTCGTCATCAAGCGCGTCTCCCGTTCGCCGCGGGACCGCACGCAGTCGCGGCTGGACGCCGAGGTGCGGGTCGGCGCGGACGCCGGCACCGGCGAGACGGTGGTGCTCCGGCTGTACGGCGAGGTCGTCGACCACGCCCAGTCGGTGGTGCTGCCGCTGCTGCTGCCGGACGCCCCGGTGGTGGTGTGGTGGCCGGTCAACGCGCCGCTGGACCCGGCGAACGACCCGCTGGGCGCGCTGGCCCAGCGCCGGGTGACCGACACCTACGCCTGCGAGCAGCCGGTGAAGGAGCTGGCCGCCCGCGCCGACGCCTACACCCCGGGCGACACGGACCTGTCGTGGACCCGCATCACGCCGTGGCGTTCGATGCTGGCCGCCGCGCTGGACCAGGTCGCCTGCGAGGTGCAGGGCGTCGAGGTGGAGGGCGAGGAGTTCAACCCGAGCTGCGAGCTGCTGGCGATGTGGCTCGCGGACCGGCTGGACGTCCCCGTCCGGCGCACCCGCTCCGCGGGCCCGGGTCTCACGGCGGTCCGCATGGACACCGACTGCGGCCCGATCGTGCTGGACCGCGCCGACGGCTCGCTGGCGACGCTGGCCATCCAGGGCCAGCCGAAGCGCGCGGTGGCGCTGAAGCGCCGGGACACCGCCGAGCTGATCGCGGAGGAACTGCGCCGGCTGGACCCGGACGACACCTACGCGTCCGCCCTGCGCTACGGCGTGGAGCGGCTGAAGCAGGGGGACGGCGGTGACGCGCCGGCCAAAGGAGAAGGGGAGGCCGGGCGACGGGAGAGCGGAGAACGCGAAGCCGTCCCCGCTCCCGTCGAGTCGGTCGCGAAAGGTCCCGCGGCCGAAGCGACGGCGGAGGCGCCGGTGAAGAGGGCGGCGGCGAAGTGA